The following proteins are encoded in a genomic region of Streptomyces gobiensis:
- a CDS encoding acetylserotonin O-methyltransferase: MSAFVTPEQIIDDLWAPRATQVLITAVELGLFSHLAAGARTAEEAAAAAGAAPRGVRRILDALTGLGYLESEGGTYELTAVSRRFLVRDSPSYLGDMCHETRALWDQWPRLTDVVRSGEPTARWEEESAGREHFPQLVSAWFPMSFGAARAAVAALPQHTRAGIRRVLDVAAGSGAWSLAFALDLPQVRVTTVDHPEVTAVTRTFTERFGVADRYEHICGNLREVPFGNGYDLVTLGYIVHTEGPDWGRRLIEKSYAALRDGGTLLIGDMIPDDTRTGPDIPLVFAATDLLLFSQDGDVFTMRDYRTWLTDAGFRSVEAVDVLAPSPLLVATK; the protein is encoded by the coding sequence ATGAGTGCTTTCGTCACCCCGGAGCAGATCATCGACGATCTATGGGCACCACGGGCGACACAGGTCCTCATCACCGCCGTTGAGCTGGGCCTCTTCTCACACCTCGCGGCCGGGGCGCGCACCGCGGAGGAGGCCGCGGCGGCCGCCGGTGCGGCGCCGCGCGGCGTCCGGCGTATCCTCGACGCCCTGACCGGCCTCGGCTATCTGGAGTCGGAGGGCGGAACGTACGAACTCACCGCCGTCTCCCGGCGGTTCCTTGTCCGCGACTCCCCGTCCTACCTGGGCGACATGTGCCATGAAACCCGGGCGCTGTGGGACCAGTGGCCGCGACTGACCGATGTGGTCCGCTCAGGAGAACCGACCGCCCGGTGGGAGGAGGAGAGCGCGGGCCGCGAGCACTTCCCGCAGCTTGTCTCGGCGTGGTTCCCGATGAGCTTCGGGGCCGCCCGGGCCGCAGTCGCCGCACTGCCGCAGCACACCCGCGCCGGCATCCGCCGGGTGCTGGACGTGGCGGCCGGTTCCGGCGCCTGGTCACTCGCCTTCGCCCTGGACCTGCCTCAGGTGCGGGTGACCACGGTCGACCACCCCGAGGTCACCGCCGTCACCAGGACGTTCACCGAACGCTTCGGCGTCGCCGACCGCTACGAGCACATCTGCGGAAACCTGCGCGAGGTGCCCTTCGGCAACGGCTACGACCTGGTCACCCTCGGCTACATCGTCCACACGGAGGGGCCCGACTGGGGCCGCAGGCTGATCGAGAAGTCCTACGCGGCCCTCCGCGACGGCGGCACCCTGCTGATCGGCGACATGATCCCCGACGACACCCGCACCGGCCCCGACATCCCACTGGTCTTCGCCGCGACGGATCTGCTTCTCTTCTCCCAGGACGGCGACGTCTTCACGATGCGCGACTACCGGACCTGGCTGACCGATGCCGGCTTCCGCTCCGTCGAGGCCGTTGACGTACTCGCCCCTTCACCACTTCTGGTGGCGACGAAGTAG
- a CDS encoding F510_1955 family glycosylhydrolase, with protein sequence MTFRFRTPTAAVAVLLAAVLTACSSDSGGSDEGHDRTRDGSDAVSVSHIHGLGIDPADGRLYVATHHGVIAVDKDGDAERVGDQSDYMGFTVTGESTFLGSGHPEEGSGEPAHRGLIKSTDAGKTWKTLSLGGEADFHALEYAHNTVYGYDSTRGQVRVSKDGKRWDDRAKIPAIDLAVSPKNPGLVLATTQQGVAKSTNGGNTFAEGAGPTLVFISWAATPDALYGIDPHGAVHRSTDNGKTWKKTGTVPGGGPQALTVIDAKHVLAATENGVYESRDGGKTFTERLSAS encoded by the coding sequence ATGACCTTCCGCTTCCGCACTCCCACCGCAGCTGTCGCAGTCCTGCTCGCGGCGGTCCTGACCGCCTGCTCCAGTGACTCCGGCGGCTCAGATGAGGGCCATGACCGCACCCGCGATGGCTCCGACGCTGTCTCTGTCAGTCACATCCATGGGCTGGGTATCGATCCCGCTGACGGGCGGCTCTATGTCGCCACACACCATGGTGTGATCGCCGTGGACAAGGACGGCGACGCAGAGCGTGTCGGCGATCAGTCCGACTACATGGGCTTCACGGTGACCGGCGAGTCCACCTTCCTCGGCAGCGGCCACCCGGAGGAGGGCAGCGGTGAGCCCGCTCACCGTGGCCTGATCAAGAGCACGGACGCGGGCAAGACCTGGAAGACCCTCTCCCTGGGCGGCGAGGCCGACTTCCACGCCCTGGAATACGCCCACAACACCGTCTACGGCTATGACAGCACCCGCGGCCAGGTCCGCGTCAGCAAGGACGGCAAGCGCTGGGACGACCGCGCCAAGATCCCCGCGATCGACCTCGCCGTCAGCCCGAAAAACCCCGGCCTGGTGCTGGCCACCACCCAGCAGGGCGTCGCCAAGAGCACCAACGGCGGCAACACCTTCGCCGAAGGCGCCGGACCCACCCTCGTCTTCATCTCCTGGGCAGCCACCCCGGACGCTCTCTACGGCATCGACCCCCATGGCGCGGTGCACCGCAGCACCGACAACGGCAAGACCTGGAAGAAGACCGGTACCGTCCCCGGCGGCGGACCCCAGGCTCTCACCGTCATCGACGCCAAGCACGTACTCGCCGCCACCGAGAACGGCGTCTATGAATCCCGCGACGGCGGCAAGACCTTCACCGAGCGCCTGTCGGCCTCGTAA